In Micropterus dolomieu isolate WLL.071019.BEF.003 ecotype Adirondacks linkage group LG17, ASM2129224v1, whole genome shotgun sequence, one genomic interval encodes:
- the vwa7 gene encoding von Willebrand factor A domain-containing protein 7, with protein sequence MISQSRGRIWEGTGRQVHWFILAYLLLLALPCMGFLPNFWSRVLTLSWDSRTHQYITEQAILNVTLETLRGGKKHQASHAEEQTRLDRGFWRAVGEVVKSNAAMDFLSSTRSDPVYHFDSEHVDSAIEMLRQFWAQTLLSVRAKEYQSARHSLGQLFHSLQDFYSHSNWVEMGQRFIYLHLLQPEEPAIPVAKEDTPTCMECFSVTCRDNLLPRLTSTQQDSRLLTTGYFSTFPPKPQGKCSHGGILDSSRYMGAKGGINKDSTSPFFSPHHYLHVEAATLATEATLSVLRDLRDTVGNKIFLRLFHVKQIPALVFVIDTTGSMFEEITAARLRAHSIIQSRASRPGQPGTFLLVPFHDPEVGPVYETDDPKQFMEHMENLMALGGGDEPEMCLSAIQLALTHSPPLSEIFVFTDASPKDAHLFDAVKALALEKKSKVTFLLTEDPNYTTESRVRWRRRRRRKRREALSSDRFSLYSSLSSLSGGLTIFTTNSDIHRVSTIVEDNTAADKVTLLHVESDQELMSSHIFRVDSSVRNVTLHVTGILIRCILTSPSDQSQSLLSEQSPLAEVERFDGLYRISLLSPMQPGQWKLQTKSDGHLIFNVIADSSIDFLYYFATVTNETHPGLARVEGSPVAGVPAFLVVAVTGLAPEEEVSFSHLTLLGGDGEIVQLVKLNSSSSSSSYSVEELVGWVDSVPRVSFYARLTGQDRRGNKLERVSTEMVQPTHVEIQVYSVPRLVPGHSTTVNFDILNHGPARPFSLTADDDCGYLHKRGPHRFHVAEQGSFRGQVDLHTPATAQAGATVTLTLTVHALDSPDSNYAVAYLTVVPPDPDTSPPSCSPTHVQSTCPSICNESSWTVSLVVSDRGRSGLAALQLQKGEGIVTLFHSLPPKEDSLGEAQSSPDQEQEHRDKTKSRDHDQQNKARLQKGDLPLNVSEWDLGSSQPLWVRYTSSCCSAQAELLVWDTAGNMKRCRLTSGQQRQPTDTSIDTSGAERITLTGVFVLLGLLCSFML encoded by the exons ATGATTTCACAGAGCAGAGGAAGAATTTGGGAAGGCACAGGGAGGCAGGTGCACTGGTTTATTCTTGCGTACCTTCTCCTCCTGGCTCTACCATGCATGGGCTTCCTACCCAACTTTTGGTCTCGAGTGTTAACACTGTCCTGGGACTCGCGCACACACCAGTACATCACGGAGCAGGCGATTCTCAATGTCACCCTAGAGACTTTGAGGGGTGGCAAAAAACACCAGGCAAGCCATGCAGAGGAACAG ACCAGACTGGACCGTGGCTTCTGGAGAGCTGTGGGAGAGGTGGTGAAGTCCAACGCGGCCATGGACTTCCTGAGCTCCACCAGGTCCGACCCGGTGTACCACTTTGATTCAGAGCACGTGGACAGCGCCATAGAGATGTTACGGCAGTTCTGGGCTCAGACTTTGCTTTCAGTACGGGCCAAAGAGTACCAGAGTGCTCGTCACAGTTTGGGCCAGCTATTTCACTCCCTGCAG GACTTCTACAGCCACAGTAACTGGGTGGAGATGGGCCAGCGCTTCATTTACCTCCACCTGCTGCAGCCAGAGGAGCCTGCCATACCTGTGGCTAAAG AAGACACTCCTACCTGTATGGAGTGCTTCAGTGTCACCTGTCGAGACAACCTGCTGCCAAGACTGACAAGCACACAGCAAGACTCCCGGCTGCTCACCACTGGCTACTTCAGCACTTTCCCTCCAAAACCTCAGG gaaaatgtaGTCATGGAGGTATTCTGGACAGTAGCCGCTATATGGGGGCCAAAGGAGGCATCAACAAGGACAGCACCTCACCTTTCTTCTCCCCTCACCATTACCTCCATGTGGAAGCTGCCACTTTGGCTACTGAGGCCACGCTGAGTGTACTGAGAGACCTCAGAGACACTGTGGGCAACAAAATCTTCCTCCG GCTTTTCCACGTGAAGCAGATCCCTGCGTTGGTGTTTGTCATAGACACCACAGGCAGCATGTTTGAGGAGATCACGGCTGCTCGCCTCAGGGCCCACTCCATCATCCAGAGCAGAGCCAGCAGACCTGGGCAGCCTGGCACCTTTCTACTTGTGCCCTTCCATGACCCAG AGGTAGGACCAGTGTATGAGACCGATGACCCAAAACAGTTTATGGAGCACATGGAGAACCTGATGGCGCTGGGAGGGGGAGACGAACCAGAGATGTGCCTCTCTGCCATTCAG CTGGCGCTCACTCACAGTCCACCGCTGTCAGAGATCTTTGTGTTCACTGATGCTTCCCCTAAAGACGCCCACTTGTTTGATGCGGTGAAAGCCCTCGCACTTGAGAAAAAGAGCAAG GTGACCTTTCTCCTAACCGAAGACCCCAACTACACAACAGAGAGCAGAGTaaggtggaggagaaggaggaggaggaagaggagggaagcTTTGTCCTCTGATCGTTTCTCTCTTTATTCTTCACTGTCCTCTCTGTCAGGAGGACTCACGATATTCACCACGAACTCTGACATCCACAGGGTCTCTACCATAGTGGAGGATAACACAGCAGCTGACAAG GTGACACTCCTCCATGTAGAAAGTGACCAAGAGTTGATGTCCTCCCACATCTTCCGAGTTGACAGCTCAGTAAGAAACGTCACACTGCATGTCACTGGCATCCTGATAAGGTGTATCCTTACCAGTCCATCAG ACCAAAGCCAGTCTCTGTTGAGCGAGCAAAGCCCTCTGGCAGAGGTGGAGCGCTTCGATGGTCTGTACCGCATCAGCCTACTCTCTCCTATGCAGCCAGGCCAGTGGAAACTCCAAACCAAGAGTGATGGACATCTCATATTCAATGTAATAg CTGACAGCAGTATAGATTTCCTGTATTACTTTGCCACTGTAACCAATGAGACACACCCAGGTCTGGCCAGAGTCGAGGGTAGTCCTGTGGCAG GTGTCCCTGCCTTTCTGGTTGTGGCTGTGACAGGCCTGGCTCCAGAGGAGGAGGTATCTTTCAGTCACTTGACGCTGCTGGGAGGTGATGGTGAGATCGTCCAGCTGGTGAAGCTGaattcttcctcctcttcatcatcctACTCTGTGGAGGAGCTGGTGGGATGGGTGGACTCTGTTCCCAGAGTTTCGTTCTATGCTCGACTAACAGGCCAAGACCGCAGAGGAAACAAGCTGGAGAGGGTTTCAACAGAGATGGTTCAGCCCACTCACGTTGAAATACAG GTGTATTCTGTCCCCCGCCTGGTACCTGGTCACAGCACAACGGTGAACTTTGACATCCTGAACCATGGCCCGGCCCGACCCTTCAGTCTGACTGCTGATGACGACTGTGGATATCTTCATAAGAGAGGGCCTCACAG GTTTCATGTTGCGGAACAAGGGTCTTTCCGCGGTCAGGTGGACCTCCACACTCCTGCCACGGCTCAGGCAGGAGCAACTGTCACCCTTACCCTCACTGTGCATGCTCTTGACTCACCAGACTCAAATTATGCAGTGGCCTACTTGACTGTGGTCCCCCCG GATCCTGACACGTCCCCACCATCCTGCTCCCCGACACACGTGCAATCTACCTGTCCTTCCATTTGCAACGAGTCTAGCTGGACTGTATCTTTGGTCGTGTCAGACAGGGGGCGCTCCGGCCTCGCTGCTCTTCAGCTACAGAAGGGTGAAGGCATTGTGACTTTATTCCACAGCCTCCCACCGAAAGAGGACAGCCTGGGAGAGGCCCAGTCCAGTCCCGACCAGGAACAGGAACACAGGGACAAGACCAAAAGCAGAGACCACGACCAGCAAAACAAGGCCAGATTACAGAAAGGAGACCTCCCTTTAAATGTATCTGAATGGGATCTGGGTTCATCTCAGCCACTGTGGGTGAGGTACACAtccagctgctgctctgctcaGGCAGAGCTGCTGGTGTGGGACACAGCTGGAAACATGAAGCGCTGCCGTCTAACATCTGGCCAGCAGAGGCAGCCAACAGACACGAGTATAGATACCAGTGGGGCTGAACGGATTACACTTACAGGTGTCTTTGTCTTGTTGGGTCTGCTGTGTTCTTTTATGCTTTAG
- the LOC123985591 gene encoding sodium- and chloride-dependent GABA transporter 2-like, with product MLNKKCTRKCKQVELEERGHWGSKMEFLLAVAGNVIGLGNVWRFPYLCYKNGGGAFLVPYLVFVVTCGVPLFLLEMVIGQYTQEGGITCWRKLCPLAEGIGYGGQLILFYSCMTYIIILSWALLYLVFSFSSQLPWASCNNYWNTDDCVDFSTGNNTSAWTNQTDTASAATEFWERRVLAISGGIEEIGSIRWEILVCLIAMWVTCYFCIWKGVKSTGKVVYVTATFPYVMLLILLIRGLSLPGALQGVLFYLLPEPSRLKDPQVWMEAAAQIFFSYSVGVGSLTVMASYNTYNNNCYKDSLWLCLLNSGTSIVAGFAVFSVLGFMAHEQGVPIAEVAESGPGLAFIAYPQAVAMMPVPQLWSICFFVMLILLGLDTQFVAMEVVMTSIIDMFPTQMRRAGRRECFLLLFCVTCFFSQLVMITEGGMYVFQLFDYYACNGACILFLCVFETLALGWMFGAERLYCIVKDMTDVRANPFFKICWRYLTPLVSLGCFICSLVWYQPLTFNRWYVYPAWAYMLGWVLALSSILLVPGWVLYKLGTGTGTIHQRFHHLCQADPHYSLTQKRESQLQHIGEETPVQLT from the exons ATGTTGAATAAAAAATGCACAAGAAAATGCAAGCAAGTGGAGTTGGAGGAGAGAGGACACTGGGGAAGTAAGATGGAGTTTCTCCTGGCCGTGGCGGGAAATGTTATCGGCCTGGGCAACGTGTGGAGGTTTCCTTACCTCTGCTACAAAAACGGAGGGG GTGCATTCCTTGTGCCATATCTGGTATTCGTGGTGACCTGTGGCGTACCCCTGTTCTTGCTGGAGATGGTCATAGGCCAGTATACCCAGGAGGGCGGCATCACTTGCTGGAGGAAGCTATGCCCACTGGCAGAAG GTATCGGTTATGGCGGGCAGTTGATCCTCTTCTACAGCTGTATGACCTACATCATTATTCTGTCCTGGGCTTTGCTCTACCTGGTGTTCTCCTTCAGCTCCCAGCTCCCTTGGGCCAGCTGCAACAACTACTGGAACACAG ATGACTGTGTAGACTtttcaacaggaaataacacCTCTGCATGGACCAACCAGACCGACACAGCCTCTGCTGCCACAGAATTCTGGGA AAGACGAGTGCTGGCTATCTCAGGTGGGATTGAGGAGATCGGCAGCATCAGGTGGGAAATACTGGTCTGCCTTATTGCTATGTGGGTCACCTGCTACTTTTGTATCTGGAAAGGGGTCAAGTCTACAGGAAAG GTGGTGTATGTCACTGCTACCTTCCCCTATGTGATGCTGTTAATCCTTTTGATCCGTGGGCTCTCTCTTCCTGGGGCTCTACAGGGAGTGTTGTTTTATCTTCTGCCCGAACCCTCACGACTCAAAGACCCTCAG GTTTGGATGGAGGCTGCGGCTCAGATCTTCTTCTCGTACAGTGTGGGTGTGGGCTCCTTAACTGTGATGGCCAGCTACAACACGTACAACAACAACTGCTATAA AGATTCTctgtggctgtgtttactgaaCAGTGGCACCAGTATTGTAGCTGGGTTTGCAGTCTTCTCTGTGCTGGGATTCATGGCTCATGAGCAGGGTGTTCCCATTGCAGAAGTGGCCGAGTCAG GTCCAGGCTTGGCGTTCATTGCATACCCTCAGGCTGTAGCCATGATGCCTGTGCCCCAGCTGTGGTCCATCTGTTTCTTTGTCATGCTCATCCTCCTGGGTCTGGACACACAA TTTGTTGCCATGGAGGTGGTGATGACGTCCATCATCGATATGTTTCCTACACAAATGCGCAGGGCAGGCCGACGGGAATGTTTCTTACTCCTCTTCTGCGTCACATGCTTCTTCTCACAGCTTGTCATGATCACTGAG GGGGGAATGTATGTGTTCCAGTTGTTTGACTACTACGCTTGTAACGGAGCCTGCATCCTCTTTCTCTGTGTATTTGAAACCCTGGCACTGGGATGGATGTTTG GGGCAGAACGGTTGTATTGCATTGTAAAGGACATGACAGATGTGCGCGCCAACCCGTTCTTTAAAATCTGCTGGCGTTACCTCACACCGCTGGTCTCACTG GGCTGTTTCATATGTTCTTTAGTTTGGTACCAGCCTCTGACCTTTAATCGCTGGTACGTGTACCCAGCGTGGGCATACATGTTGGGCTGGGTACTGGCACTCTCCTCCATCCTGCTCGTGCCGGGATGGGTGCTGTATAAGCTGGGAACTGGGACTGGGACCATCCATCAG CGTTTCCATCATCTGTGCCAAGCTGACCCTCACTACTCACTGACCCAAAAGAGAGAAAGTCAGCTGCAACACATCGGAGAGGAAACACCGGTTCAGTTGACATGA
- the si:ch211-132b12.7 gene encoding CLOCK-interacting pacemaker isoform X3 gives MQKEQPCLSKHSPRAVSSKNAKDKSNSTTLLAMRNTKDADDSSGRGSRCSSEKDSGYSDVEDQRSNKSQYRCSERAETSQPSQNQENLGNPTLMPAGHELPHIYIINNVTLKQPDMIQKRGQLPQRTGSRESESSGTAHVILLQQPSLLPATLQLRKPLSRKSTATGKKIKGTYLPILNSYPRIAPHPSKKLPDKLSSNDESQNLSKRVCTEHKGDGTPVSRSPPEQHLYKQPKLAAITRDSPSSSSPTTVSSSQGSPSGSNLHSASSFLAARGLHRSGTTSTRHRRFHNTLEILRQSGLLDITLRTKELLRQSNATERDIAQLRQHTELLCQAARNPSCSLESFTDWEHLHQTMAESGSYPDLKILKNAPMPCRPDSASQPERISTGDANWPQAMENSEVPPSCLLTTIPHPNQNCHVPQQSHSGQGRELETRYKWSEKVTFVPPDSSTG, from the exons ATGCAGAAGGAACAGCCTTGCTTGAGCAAGCACAGTCCTCGTGCTGTGTCCAGCAAGAATGCTAAAGATAAGAGCAACAGTACGACCCTGCTGGCAATGCGTAATACTAAAGATGCAGACGACTCCAGTGGAAGGGGCTCCCGCTGCAGTTCAGAGAAAGACTCTGGCTACTCTG ATGTGGAGGACCAGCGGAGCAACAAAAGCCAGTACAGATGTAGCGAGCGTGCAGAAACTTCACAGCCAAGTCAAAACCAAGAGAACCTTGGGAATCCTACGCTGATGCCAGCAGGCCATGAGCTCCCACACATCTACATCATCAACAATGTGACGCTTAAGCAG CCGGACATGATCCAGAAAAGAGGTCAGCTGCCCCAGAGAACTGGAAGCAGGGAGAGCGAAAGCTCTGGTACTGCCCATGTTATTCTTTTACAACAGCCCAGCTTGTTGCCGGCCACTCTCCAGCTCCGCAAGCCCTTGTCCCGAAAGTCCACTGCCACAGGGAAGAAAATAAAAGGTACTTACCTACCCATTCTTAACTCCTACCCCCGCATTGCACCACACCCCAGCAAGAAGCTGCCTGACAAATTGTCATCAAACGATGAATCCCAGAATTTGAGCAAGAGGGTGTGCACAGAACACAAGGGTGATGGCACGCCTGTGTCACGGAGTCCACCTGAGCAACACCTTTATAAGCAACCCAAATTAGCAGCCATAACCAGAGATAGTCCATCCTCCTCCAGTCCCACTACTGTGTCCTCGAGCCAGGGCTCCCCATCTGGGTCCAATCTGCACAGCGCCTCATCCTTCCTCGCAGCCAGAGGGCTTCACAGAAGTGGCACCACCAGTACTCGCCACCGCCGTTTCCACAACACATTAGAAATCCTCAGACAGTCAGGCCTGTTGGACATTACACTGCGCACAAAGGAGCTGCTGCGCCAGAGCAACGCCACCGAGCGGGACATTGCCCAACTCCGCCAGCACACAGAGCTACTGTGCCAGGCCGCCAGGAACCCCAGCTGCAGCCTGGAGAGTTTCACAGACTGGGAACACCTGCACCAAACCATGGCTGAGTCTGGCAGCTACCCCGACCTTAAAATCCTGAAAAATGCACCAATGCCGTGTCGTCCAGATTCTGCCAGTCAACCCGAGAGGATTTCCACAGGTGATGCCAACTGGCCACAAGCTATGGAGAACTCAGAGGTGCCGCCGTCTTGCCTTCTCACCACTATACCGCACCCAAACCAGAACTGTCATGTGCCACAGCAGTCTCACTCAGGACAAGGCAGGGAGCTCGAGACCCGTTATAAATGGTCAGAAAAAGTCACCTTCGTGCCTCCTGATAGTTCTACTGGTTAG
- the si:ch211-132b12.7 gene encoding CLOCK-interacting pacemaker isoform X2, translating to MSSMQKEQPCLSKHSPRAVSSKNAKDKSNSTTLLAMRNTKDADDSSGRGSRCSSEKDSGYSDVEDQRSNKSQYRCSERAETSQPSQNQENLGNPTLMPAGHELPHIYIINNVTLKQPDMIQKRGQLPQRTGSRESESSGTAHVILLQQPSLLPATLQLRKPLSRKSTATGKKIKGTYLPILNSYPRIAPHPSKKLPDKLSSNDESQNLSKRVCTEHKGDGTPVSRSPPEQHLYKQPKLAAITRDSPSSSSPTTVSSSQGSPSGSNLHSASSFLAARGLHRSGTTSTRHRRFHNTLEILRQSGLLDITLRTKELLRQSNATERDIAQLRQHTELLCQAARNPSCSLESFTDWEHLHQTMAESGSYPDLKILKNAPMPCRPDSASQPERISTGDANWPQAMENSEVPPSCLLTTIPHPNQNCHVPQQSHSGQGRELETRYKWSEKVTFVPPDSSTG from the exons AT GTCCAGTATGCAGAAGGAACAGCCTTGCTTGAGCAAGCACAGTCCTCGTGCTGTGTCCAGCAAGAATGCTAAAGATAAGAGCAACAGTACGACCCTGCTGGCAATGCGTAATACTAAAGATGCAGACGACTCCAGTGGAAGGGGCTCCCGCTGCAGTTCAGAGAAAGACTCTGGCTACTCTG ATGTGGAGGACCAGCGGAGCAACAAAAGCCAGTACAGATGTAGCGAGCGTGCAGAAACTTCACAGCCAAGTCAAAACCAAGAGAACCTTGGGAATCCTACGCTGATGCCAGCAGGCCATGAGCTCCCACACATCTACATCATCAACAATGTGACGCTTAAGCAG CCGGACATGATCCAGAAAAGAGGTCAGCTGCCCCAGAGAACTGGAAGCAGGGAGAGCGAAAGCTCTGGTACTGCCCATGTTATTCTTTTACAACAGCCCAGCTTGTTGCCGGCCACTCTCCAGCTCCGCAAGCCCTTGTCCCGAAAGTCCACTGCCACAGGGAAGAAAATAAAAGGTACTTACCTACCCATTCTTAACTCCTACCCCCGCATTGCACCACACCCCAGCAAGAAGCTGCCTGACAAATTGTCATCAAACGATGAATCCCAGAATTTGAGCAAGAGGGTGTGCACAGAACACAAGGGTGATGGCACGCCTGTGTCACGGAGTCCACCTGAGCAACACCTTTATAAGCAACCCAAATTAGCAGCCATAACCAGAGATAGTCCATCCTCCTCCAGTCCCACTACTGTGTCCTCGAGCCAGGGCTCCCCATCTGGGTCCAATCTGCACAGCGCCTCATCCTTCCTCGCAGCCAGAGGGCTTCACAGAAGTGGCACCACCAGTACTCGCCACCGCCGTTTCCACAACACATTAGAAATCCTCAGACAGTCAGGCCTGTTGGACATTACACTGCGCACAAAGGAGCTGCTGCGCCAGAGCAACGCCACCGAGCGGGACATTGCCCAACTCCGCCAGCACACAGAGCTACTGTGCCAGGCCGCCAGGAACCCCAGCTGCAGCCTGGAGAGTTTCACAGACTGGGAACACCTGCACCAAACCATGGCTGAGTCTGGCAGCTACCCCGACCTTAAAATCCTGAAAAATGCACCAATGCCGTGTCGTCCAGATTCTGCCAGTCAACCCGAGAGGATTTCCACAGGTGATGCCAACTGGCCACAAGCTATGGAGAACTCAGAGGTGCCGCCGTCTTGCCTTCTCACCACTATACCGCACCCAAACCAGAACTGTCATGTGCCACAGCAGTCTCACTCAGGACAAGGCAGGGAGCTCGAGACCCGTTATAAATGGTCAGAAAAAGTCACCTTCGTGCCTCCTGATAGTTCTACTGGTTAG